One part of the Streptomyces nigra genome encodes these proteins:
- a CDS encoding MbtH family protein, which yields MNPFDDPEGRFLVLVNDEEQHSLWPSRLPVPPGWRLVHGEDSRQACLDHVARHWTDLRPLSTR from the coding sequence ATGAACCCCTTCGACGATCCGGAAGGCCGATTCCTGGTCCTCGTCAACGACGAGGAACAGCACTCCCTGTGGCCGAGCCGCCTGCCCGTGCCGCCCGGCTGGCGCCTCGTCCACGGCGAGGACAGCCGCCAGGCGTGCCTCGACCACGTCGCGCGGCACTGGACCGACCTGCGCCCGCTCAGCACTCGTTGA